The proteins below are encoded in one region of Scleropages formosus chromosome 19, fSclFor1.1, whole genome shotgun sequence:
- the LOC114909160 gene encoding cyclin-dependent kinase 6-like isoform X2 encodes MEAGRYEVLAAVGEGASGRVFKARETGGCQRRVALEKVRVLEQMEEGVPAFVIREVRLLRKLEAFDHPNVVKLLDVSVEVQNQTSELTLVFEYVDQDLCAFLASVAETGLSRWKIKDIMLQLLRGLDFLHTNMLVHRDLKPQNVLVSSHGEIKIADFGLARIYSHHMALTPIVVTLWYRAPEVLLHSGYMSSVDMWSTGCIFAELFLLSVIGLPAQEDWPTESPIPYPANWKSGNTLNQLLPNLHQEERDLLLQFLAFNPSKRVSAFEALRHTFLAEQ; translated from the exons ATGGAGGCCGGCCGCTACGAGGTCCTGGCTGCTGTGGGTGAGGGCGCCTCCGGACGCGTGTTCAAGGCACGCGAGACTGGCGGCTGCCAGCGCCGCGTGGCCCTCGAGAAGGTCAGGGTCCTCGAGCAGATGGAGGAAGGCGTGCCTGCCTTCGTGATCCGCGAGGTGAGACTGCTGCGCAAGTTGGAGGCCTTCGACCACCCCAACGTGGTCAA GTTAttagatgtttcagttgaagtccaaaatcagacctcagagcTGACTTTAGTGTTTGAATATGTTGATCaagatttgtgtgcatttcttgcCTCGGTAGCAGAGACTGGTCTCAGCAGGTGGAAAATTAAG GACAtaatgttacagctgctgcgAGGCCTAGACTTCCTTCACACCAACATGCTGGTGCACCGGGACCTGAAGCCGCAAAATGTGCTGGTCAGCAGCCACGGTGAGATCAAGATTGCGGATTTTGGTCTGGCGCGGATCTACAGCCACCACATGGCTCTCACGCCCATC GTGGTGACCCTGTGGTACAGAGCTCCGGAGGTCCTGCTACACTCCGGCTACATGTCCTCCGTGGACATGTGGAGCACTGGCTGCATCTTCGCTGAGCTCTTCCTCCTCAG TGTGATCGGCCTGCCTGCACAGGAGGACTGGCCTACCGAGAGCCCCATCCCGTACCCTGCCAACTGGAAGAGTGGTAATACCTTAAATCAGCTGCTGCCGAACTTGCACCAGGAAGAGAGGGACTTGCTCTTA CAGTTTCTGGCCTTTAACCCATCCAAGCGTGTCTCAGCCTTTGAGGCTTTGAGACACACCTTCCTGGCTGAGCAGTAG
- the LOC114909160 gene encoding cyclin-dependent kinase 6-like isoform X1, whose protein sequence is MEAGRYEVLAAVGEGASGRVFKARETGGCQRRVALEKVRVLEQMEEGVPAFVIREVRLLRKLEAFDHPNVVKLLDVSVEVQNQTSELTLVFEYVDQDLCAFLASVAETGLSRWKIKDIMLQLLRGLDFLHTNMLVHRDLKPQNVLVSSHGEIKIADFGLARIYSHHMALTPIVVTLWYRAPEVLLHSGYMSSVDMWSTGCIFAELFLLRPLFCGYSDIQQLQKIIDVIGLPAQEDWPTESPIPYPANWKSGNTLNQLLPNLHQEERDLLLQFLAFNPSKRVSAFEALRHTFLAEQ, encoded by the exons ATGGAGGCCGGCCGCTACGAGGTCCTGGCTGCTGTGGGTGAGGGCGCCTCCGGACGCGTGTTCAAGGCACGCGAGACTGGCGGCTGCCAGCGCCGCGTGGCCCTCGAGAAGGTCAGGGTCCTCGAGCAGATGGAGGAAGGCGTGCCTGCCTTCGTGATCCGCGAGGTGAGACTGCTGCGCAAGTTGGAGGCCTTCGACCACCCCAACGTGGTCAA GTTAttagatgtttcagttgaagtccaaaatcagacctcagagcTGACTTTAGTGTTTGAATATGTTGATCaagatttgtgtgcatttcttgcCTCGGTAGCAGAGACTGGTCTCAGCAGGTGGAAAATTAAG GACAtaatgttacagctgctgcgAGGCCTAGACTTCCTTCACACCAACATGCTGGTGCACCGGGACCTGAAGCCGCAAAATGTGCTGGTCAGCAGCCACGGTGAGATCAAGATTGCGGATTTTGGTCTGGCGCGGATCTACAGCCACCACATGGCTCTCACGCCCATC GTGGTGACCCTGTGGTACAGAGCTCCGGAGGTCCTGCTACACTCCGGCTACATGTCCTCCGTGGACATGTGGAGCACTGGCTGCATCTTCGCTGAGCTCTTCCTCCTCAG ACCCTTGTTTTGCGGCTATTCTGACAtacagcagctccagaaaatcaTAGA TGTGATCGGCCTGCCTGCACAGGAGGACTGGCCTACCGAGAGCCCCATCCCGTACCCTGCCAACTGGAAGAGTGGTAATACCTTAAATCAGCTGCTGCCGAACTTGCACCAGGAAGAGAGGGACTTGCTCTTA CAGTTTCTGGCCTTTAACCCATCCAAGCGTGTCTCAGCCTTTGAGGCTTTGAGACACACCTTCCTGGCTGAGCAGTAG